TATGTTGTTATGATGATGAAAACTATCATTTGCTAAATACACTATATTCTCTTATAGTCAAAGAAGACTATAAAGATATTATAAATCTAAAATATATACTAGCATTATTGAATTCTAAATTTTATAATTTTCTTTATACAACATTAGTTAGAGAAAAAGGAAAGGTATTCCCACAAGTTAAAATATTTCATATTCAAAATAGTCCTATAATAACTCCTGCCAGAGAAATACAACAGTACTTAGTAAATATGGTAGAACATATAATACTAATAAATAAATATCTAAATTCTAATAGAAACTACTCTAATGAACTAAAATATAAACTCCAAATTAAGATTGAAGAATTAAAAAAAGAAATAGATAAAGTTATATATAGTATATTTGAATTATCTTTTAAAGAGATATTAGAAGTAGAAAGAGTTATGGAGAAGTCAACTTTAGATTACGATATGAATGTCAACAAAACGAAGAACGATATTATAGATTTATTGGATAAATATAAAGATATTATAAAAGTATCCAAAATATTAAAGGTAAATCCAAACAAGCTATATTCCTTTATATTCAGCTACCAAAAAAAGTAAACTACAAAACATCTTAAATATTGACAAAATATATTATATAGAATAGAATAGCTTTAAAAACAGAAATTTTTTGGCGTTGACGTAAAAATACCGAGGGAGTTGAGTACTTAAATGGATGAAAATAAGAAGCGAAAGGTAATAATATCAGAAGATGAAATTACAGAAAAGATAAAAGAAGTCGGCAAAAGGGTATCTCAAGACTACGAAGGAAGAGATATACTTGTAGTTTCTCTTTTGAAAGGTAGCTTTATATTTACAGCTGATTTAGTAAGGCAAATAAATGTTCCTACACAAGTTGAGTTTATGACAACATCTAGTTATGGTCATAATGAAGAAAGTGCAGGAGAAGTGGATATATTAAATGATTTAGATGTAGATGTAAGAGGAAGAGACATACTTATAGTAGATGATATAATGGACACTGGACTTACAATGAAAAAAATTATAGAGCATCTAGAATCTAAAGGTCCAAATTCAGTTAGAACTTGTGTTTTGTTAGATAAGCCTGAAAGAAGAAAAGTAGACATAACACCTTCATATGTAGGATTTACGATACCTGATTTATTTATAGTTGGATATGGATTAAACTATGGTGACTACTATAGAGGAGTTCCATATATATTTAGCTTCCAAGAATAATAAACATTAGGGCTGATAGAATAAACTATCAGCTTATTTTATATTTATTTAGTATGAAAGTGAGATCAGTAGACTAGGGGGACGTCTTATGGAAAAGAGAAAAAAAGTACCTTCTATTATAGAAGCAAACTATATGTATTTTATTTTAGGAATAATGCTATTAACACTAGGTGGGAAAGCACAACAAAATAATATTTATAGTGGAATATTTATAACCGAATATTTAATTATATTGCTTCCTATTATGCTATATCTAGTAGTTAGAAAGTATGATTTAAAGAGTAATCTTAGACTTAATAAAATTACACTTAAGCAATGTTTTATTACTATTTTAATAATGATATTTTCATATCCAGTAGCAATATTTTTTAACTATATAGTAATTGTGATTATGAATATTATAGGTATGGAAATAGCTCCAAGTCCTTTACCAATTTCTAAAACAAGCTCCCAATTTATATTAGGATTTCTAATGTTTGCTCTTTCAGCAGGGATATGCGAAGAGGTAATGTTTAGAGGATTTATAATGAAGTCATATGAAAAATTAGGAAAATGGAAGGCTATAGTTATATCAGGAGTGTTATTTGGAGTATTTCATTTTAATATACAAAATCTTTTTGCTCCAATATTTTTAGGAATACTATTAGGATACATGGTGTACAAAACAAATTCTATATATACGTCAATAATTGGTCACACTATGAATAATAGTATAGCTTTGATACTAACTAAAATTGCTAGTTCTCCAGATATGCCTGCTCAAACTAATATTGATATTAATGGTACGTTTCTAATAATAGGATTATTAGTAATTGGAGCATTTGCATTAGTATCATTTTTAGTAGTATATTCACTTCTAGGAGCTTTGCCAGAAACTAAAAGAGTACTTGAAAATGTAGACTCTATAAATTCATTATCATCTTTTAAATACAATAGTATTGATAGTGATTATTTAGAAGGGAAAATAGAAAAGACGAATACAAGTGATAAATTATTGGCAGCAATACCTATTGTAATTACAATTTTAATCTATATAGGTAGTCATATACTGGTATATATGTATAAATAATATAATGAAAAAAGCACCTTTTAAGGTGCTTTTTTATATATAGCCTTTTTGGATTAAGAGACTCATTTTTGGGGGATAAAGTCTCTTAAAAATTTTAAGAATATATATTAAAGGGGTAGCGGGAAAGTAGTACTTTTTCAACGTTTACTAGTCTAACACTTTGATAAATATAAATCAAGGAAAAATATTTGAAGAAATGTTAACAATTACTAGATTGTATTAAAGAGTTTAAAATCTACAAATTTACATATATAAGTATATTATTTTTCTATATTGACATAATAGAAAAAAGGAGGGATTGATTATGGCAGAAATAAAAAGAAAAAGTAGAAAAGACAAAAGAAAAAAAGTATTAACACCAGATGATATAATGAAGTATGAGATAGCTAAAGAACTAGGATTAGCTGAAAAAATAGAAAAAATGGGATGGGGTGGACTTACAGCTAAGGAAACAGGAAGAATAGGTGGAATAATGACTGTAAGGAAAAAAGCAATGAAAAAACAAGAGGACAAAAAAGAATAAAATTTTTTAGTTTTAAAGAACTATGCTAATATAATAAGATATTTATTATTAAAGTTAATACAAAGATTTATTAAATATTAAAAAATAAAAACTATCAGATATAAAAAGTATAAAAATAAAGTGAAATATATGTATGGTTTCATTGTACTATAAGGTATAATCTAAAGAGCTTCTACTTAATAGGTAAGTTATAATGTTGTAAAAATACTAAGACTAGATGTTATTATTTTTCAAGGTATTTACTTTGCTCAAAATCACTAAAAAGGTTATAATTATAACTATAATGAAAACATTTTATGATAAGTATTCAGATATAGTTATGAAAGATAAGATAGAAAGATATAACCCAAACTGTAGAGATTTTAAAGAAAGAGGATTAACATGAAAACATACAAGGATTTTGCTTTTTTATATGATAGATTGATGGAAGATGTTGATTATAAGATGTGGTTTGAATATATAAAAAGTATATTCAAAAAATATAATAAAAAGCCTGATAAGATACTAGAGATGGCTTGTGGAACAGGAAATTTAACAAAGTATTTATGTGAAGAAATAAGAGATGTTACTTGTTTTGATTTATCAGACGAAATGTTAACTGTAGCTTATGATAAATTACAGTATTATAATAATGTGGATATATTAAAACAGAATATGATAGATTTTAATCTTAATAAAAAGGAATTTGAATCTATAATATGTTGTTGTGATAGTATAAATTATATAACAGATGAAAGTGAGTTATATAAGGTATTTGAAAACACTTATAAACATCTTACTAAAAATGGATTGTTTATATTTGATATAAATTCTTACTATAAGCTTAAATACATAATAGGAG
Above is a window of Gottschalkia purinilytica DNA encoding:
- the hpt gene encoding hypoxanthine phosphoribosyltransferase, which gives rise to MDENKKRKVIISEDEITEKIKEVGKRVSQDYEGRDILVVSLLKGSFIFTADLVRQINVPTQVEFMTTSSYGHNEESAGEVDILNDLDVDVRGRDILIVDDIMDTGLTMKKIIEHLESKGPNSVRTCVLLDKPERRKVDITPSYVGFTIPDLFIVGYGLNYGDYYRGVPYIFSFQE
- a CDS encoding type II CAAX endopeptidase family protein; this encodes MEKRKKVPSIIEANYMYFILGIMLLTLGGKAQQNNIYSGIFITEYLIILLPIMLYLVVRKYDLKSNLRLNKITLKQCFITILIMIFSYPVAIFFNYIVIVIMNIIGMEIAPSPLPISKTSSQFILGFLMFALSAGICEEVMFRGFIMKSYEKLGKWKAIVISGVLFGVFHFNIQNLFAPIFLGILLGYMVYKTNSIYTSIIGHTMNNSIALILTKIASSPDMPAQTNIDINGTFLIIGLLVIGAFALVSFLVVYSLLGALPETKRVLENVDSINSLSSFKYNSIDSDYLEGKIEKTNTSDKLLAAIPIVITILIYIGSHILVYMYK
- a CDS encoding small, acid-soluble spore protein, alpha/beta type, which encodes MAEIKRKSRKDKRKKVLTPDDIMKYEIAKELGLAEKIEKMGWGGLTAKETGRIGGIMTVRKKAMKKQEDKKE
- a CDS encoding class I SAM-dependent DNA methyltransferase; the encoded protein is MKTYKDFAFLYDRLMEDVDYKMWFEYIKSIFKKYNKKPDKILEMACGTGNLTKYLCEEIRDVTCFDLSDEMLTVAYDKLQYYNNVDILKQNMIDFNLNKKEFESIICCCDSINYITDESELYKVFENTYKHLTKNGLFIFDINSYYKLKYIIGENTFIEDTDEVFYTWENEFIEEESLCYFYLTFFMKENEKYIRFDETHIEKAYTENQLKNMLKKVGFSKVDTYDAFNFYNVSEKSERIFFIASKNS